From one Gallionella capsiferriformans ES-2 genomic stretch:
- a CDS encoding N-acetylmuramoyl-L-alanine amidase, protein MFKAVINSRLQYYVQGLLTAAFLLWQIPALAAIDITATRVWPAQDYTRLTIESKQAIRHTIFSVENPDRLVVDLEDVELGDTLKQLTGKLSRDDPYIKSVRVARFKPGIVRLVLDLKGQVKPQLFDLNPVGEYGYRLVLDVYPAVATDPMMALLDQAQPASPAAKTPGNVEPEAAPLAKPVPELRARTLIIAIDAGHGGEDPGARGARGSHEKDVTLAIARRLCALVNETPNMRGILIRDGDYFIPLGVRVVKARKARADLFVSIHADAFIKPDAHGSSVFALSEHGATSTAARWLAKKENEADLIGGINIAVKDPYLARTLLDLSQTATISDSLRLAKHVLGELNDINDLHSGHVEQAGFAVLKSPDIPSILVETAFISNPGEEAKLNDENYQTKLANAVLGGIKRYFAQNPALSRHNIAQLTRMTAP, encoded by the coding sequence ATGTTTAAAGCAGTTATAAATTCACGATTGCAATATTATGTACAAGGTCTGCTGACGGCTGCGTTCCTGCTGTGGCAAATTCCCGCACTCGCAGCCATCGACATCACCGCCACCCGTGTCTGGCCTGCACAGGACTACACCCGCCTGACGATAGAATCAAAGCAGGCGATCCGCCACACTATTTTTTCCGTGGAAAATCCTGATCGTTTGGTCGTCGATTTGGAAGATGTGGAGTTAGGCGACACACTCAAGCAACTCACCGGCAAACTCAGCCGCGATGACCCTTATATCAAAAGCGTGCGCGTCGCCCGCTTCAAACCCGGCATCGTACGTCTGGTGCTCGACTTGAAGGGCCAGGTCAAACCCCAGTTATTCGACCTCAATCCGGTAGGCGAATACGGCTACCGTCTGGTGCTCGATGTGTATCCGGCGGTCGCCACCGACCCGATGATGGCGCTGTTAGATCAAGCCCAGCCGGCTAGCCCCGCGGCCAAAACACCCGGAAACGTCGAACCGGAAGCCGCGCCACTTGCAAAACCCGTGCCTGAACTGCGCGCGCGCACCCTGATCATCGCCATTGATGCCGGACACGGTGGAGAAGATCCCGGCGCGCGGGGCGCGCGCGGTTCGCATGAGAAAGATGTCACGTTAGCCATTGCACGCCGCCTGTGCGCACTGGTCAATGAAACGCCCAACATGCGCGGCATCCTGATCCGCGATGGCGACTACTTCATCCCGCTGGGCGTTCGTGTCGTCAAGGCGCGCAAAGCACGCGCCGACCTGTTTGTCTCGATACACGCCGACGCCTTTATCAAGCCCGATGCGCACGGTTCATCGGTGTTCGCGCTCTCAGAACACGGCGCGACCAGTACCGCCGCACGCTGGCTGGCCAAGAAAGAAAATGAGGCCGACCTGATCGGCGGCATCAACATTGCTGTCAAAGACCCCTATCTGGCCCGAACCCTGCTAGACTTATCACAGACCGCAACAATCAGCGACAGCCTGCGTCTGGCAAAACACGTACTGGGCGAATTGAACGACATCAATGACTTACACAGCGGCCATGTGGAGCAAGCCGGATTTGCGGTACTAAAATCACCGGATATTCCTTCGATCCTGGTGGAAACGGCCTTTATCAGCAACCCCGGCGAAGAAGCAAAACTGAACGATGAGAACTATCAGACCAAACTAGCCAATGCAGTACTGGGTGGCATTAAACGCTACTTCGCCCAAAATCCTGCATTATCCAGACACAACATTGCACAGTTGACGAGGATGACAGCGCCATGA
- the tsaE gene encoding tRNA (adenosine(37)-N6)-threonylcarbamoyltransferase complex ATPase subunit type 1 TsaE — translation MHKPDDSRINLADEPATLAFAARLAAQLQPGMVIHLQGDLGAGKTCLVRGILNALGYTGRVKSPTYTLLEPYHAGGLDLRHFDLYRLQDEYEWEAAGFRDEFDGHNILLIEWPEKAPVPPADLLIELEILPQGRLARLTGNTAMGHACLKQL, via the coding sequence TTGCATAAGCCCGATGATAGCCGAATTAACCTTGCCGATGAACCTGCAACACTGGCATTTGCAGCGCGTCTGGCCGCGCAATTACAGCCGGGCATGGTCATTCACCTGCAAGGTGATCTGGGCGCTGGCAAGACCTGTCTGGTACGCGGCATCTTAAACGCATTGGGCTATACCGGCCGTGTAAAAAGCCCGACCTACACGTTGCTGGAACCCTACCATGCCGGCGGACTGGACTTGCGCCACTTTGATCTGTATCGTTTGCAAGATGAGTATGAATGGGAAGCCGCAGGCTTCCGTGACGAATTTGACGGACACAATATTCTGCTGATCGAATGGCCGGAAAAAGCACCGGTGCCGCCCGCCGATCTGCTCATCGAACTGGAAATTCTGCCGCAAGGCCGCCTCGCACGACTCACAGGCAACACCGCAATGGGACACGCATGTTTAAAGCAGTTATAA
- the queG gene encoding tRNA epoxyqueuosine(34) reductase QueG, translated as MQNRIPQSGQYDQLAGNIRIWAHELGFQAAGITDVDLSSAEAGLEAWLTRGFHGEMDYMAKHGVKRSRPADLVPGTVRVISLRMNYWPDEAREGFEVLGQGERAYISRYALGRDYHKVLRKRLALLADKIRGEVAEFDGRVFTDSAPVMEVALADKSGLGWRGKHTLLLTRDQGSWFFLGEIYLNLPLPVDAPVAAHCGSCDACMRICPTQAIIAPYRLDARRCISYLTIELKGPIPTEFRPLLGNRIYGCDDCQLACPWNRFAKMTVEADFAIRHHLDDVGLAELFAWDEAQFTERFAGSAIYRIGHEQWLRNIAVALGNAPASEQVRAALQSRMNHPSELVREHVQWALAQQPES; from the coding sequence ATGCAAAATAGAATTCCTCAATCAGGGCAGTATGACCAACTCGCCGGCAATATACGCATCTGGGCGCACGAGCTCGGGTTTCAGGCCGCAGGCATTACAGATGTCGATTTGTCCAGTGCGGAAGCCGGCTTGGAGGCATGGCTCACCCGGGGATTTCACGGCGAAATGGATTATATGGCAAAACACGGCGTCAAGCGCAGCCGGCCCGCTGATCTGGTGCCGGGTACGGTGCGCGTGATCAGTTTGCGGATGAACTATTGGCCAGATGAGGCGCGCGAGGGTTTCGAGGTGCTGGGGCAGGGGGAGCGTGCCTACATTTCGCGTTATGCCTTGGGGCGCGATTATCATAAGGTGTTGCGCAAGCGTTTAGCGTTGCTGGCCGACAAAATCCGCGGTGAAGTCGCAGAATTCGACGGACGGGTGTTTACCGACAGTGCGCCGGTGATGGAAGTGGCGCTAGCCGATAAGTCAGGTTTAGGCTGGCGTGGTAAGCATACGCTGCTGCTGACGCGCGATCAGGGGTCCTGGTTTTTCCTCGGGGAAATTTATCTGAATCTGCCTTTGCCTGTGGATGCGCCGGTCGCCGCGCATTGCGGAAGTTGCGATGCGTGCATGCGGATTTGCCCGACACAGGCGATTATCGCGCCGTATCGGCTGGATGCGCGGCGCTGCATTTCTTATCTCACGATTGAACTCAAGGGCCCCATCCCGACCGAGTTTCGCCCGCTGCTGGGCAACCGGATTTACGGCTGTGACGATTGCCAGTTGGCCTGCCCGTGGAATCGGTTTGCCAAGATGACCGTGGAGGCTGATTTCGCCATCCGGCACCATCTGGATGATGTGGGGCTTGCGGAGTTGTTCGCATGGGATGAGGCGCAGTTCACGGAGCGTTTTGCAGGCAGCGCCATTTACCGCATCGGTCACGAGCAATGGCTGCGCAACATCGCCGTGGCGCTCGGCAATGCGCCAGCCAGCGAGCAGGTGAGGGCGGCGCTGCAATCGAGGATGAATCATCCGTCAGAATTGGTCAGGGAGCATGTGCAGTGGGCCTTAGCGCAACAGCCTGAGTCTTGA
- a CDS encoding cation-transporting P-type ATPase, whose protein sequence is MTTSEWHHIHTHEALTAVASDPQGLSNDEVSRRFVQYGANRLTPHRQRPPLLRFLMQFHNVLIYVLLASAAVTALLAHWLDTSVIVGVVMINAIIGFIQEGKAEKAMDAIRRMLSPEATVLREGRREVIAAEALVPGDIVLLQSGDKVPADLRLLSVKNLRIEEATLTGESTAVEKNITAVPFQSVLGDRYCMAYSSTLVVYGQGTGVVVATADNTEIGRISTLLEEVQTLTTPLLRQIEVFGRWLTIAIMALAAITFLFGWLVHQYNIGDMFLAAVSMAVAAIPEGLPAVLTITLALGVQRMAVRRAIIRRLPAVEALGSVTVICSDKTGTLTRGEMTVQRILTAGRVLEVSGSGYAPHGGFSLNGKEILIAEHSATMDLLRAGLLCNDAALRETDGIWHIVGDPTEGALITLALKAGMDPVFEQALLPRTDLIPFESEHRFMATLHHDHQGHAFIFVKGAVEQVLLMCKQQRGLKEDLPLDLPQWHSKMAVTGALGQRVLAVAIKNIEGEKHNLDFDDMHDGFTLLGMVGIIDPPRDEAITAVRDCRAAGIRVVMITGDHVETANAIAARLEIGNGRALTGGDLDLLDDLALRQAVRDVDVFARASPKHKLRLVEALQANGEIVAMTGDGVNDAPALKRADIGVAMGVKGTEVAKEAAEMVLADDNFATIAHAVEEGRTVYDNIKKAIVFIMPTNGGEAGMVLFAILFGMTLPITPVQILWVNMVTAVTLALALSFEKSEPGMMLRPPRAADEAILTGFMIWRIFFVSLLLAGGSITLFLWESARGTNINESRSVAVNALVVGEIAYLFNCRYLLVPVRTWHDFTGNSYILLSIAILAVIQAIFTYLPFMQQMFAVAAIDASAWGRIIGFGVVLFIVVELEKILIRKIWKK, encoded by the coding sequence ATGACAACAAGTGAGTGGCATCATATCCACACGCATGAAGCATTAACCGCCGTTGCGTCAGACCCGCAAGGGCTGAGCAATGACGAGGTATCGCGACGGTTCGTGCAGTATGGTGCAAATCGCTTGACTCCACACAGGCAGCGCCCTCCCTTATTGCGCTTCCTGATGCAATTTCACAATGTACTGATCTATGTACTACTGGCTTCGGCGGCAGTCACTGCATTACTCGCACACTGGTTAGATACCAGCGTGATCGTCGGTGTCGTGATGATCAATGCCATCATAGGTTTCATTCAGGAAGGCAAAGCAGAAAAAGCAATGGATGCCATCCGGCGCATGCTATCGCCTGAGGCGACCGTGTTGCGTGAAGGTCGTCGAGAAGTGATTGCTGCTGAAGCACTTGTTCCCGGCGATATCGTGTTGCTGCAATCCGGAGATAAGGTTCCTGCTGATTTGCGCCTGCTGAGCGTGAAGAATCTGCGCATCGAAGAAGCGACATTGACTGGCGAATCTACTGCCGTAGAAAAAAATATCACCGCGGTGCCGTTCCAGAGCGTGTTAGGTGACCGCTATTGCATGGCTTATTCGAGTACCCTGGTCGTATATGGTCAGGGCACTGGCGTGGTAGTCGCCACGGCTGATAATACAGAAATCGGACGCATCAGCACGTTACTGGAAGAAGTGCAGACGCTAACGACCCCGCTGCTGAGGCAAATCGAGGTGTTCGGGCGCTGGCTGACTATCGCCATCATGGCTCTGGCAGCAATCACTTTTTTATTTGGCTGGCTGGTCCATCAATACAATATCGGAGATATGTTTCTTGCCGCCGTAAGCATGGCCGTGGCAGCCATTCCGGAAGGGTTGCCCGCTGTTTTGACGATTACGCTCGCGCTTGGTGTTCAGCGCATGGCAGTGCGCCGCGCCATCATTCGTCGATTGCCTGCAGTCGAAGCACTGGGTTCGGTCACGGTGATTTGTAGCGACAAAACTGGCACGCTGACGCGTGGCGAAATGACCGTACAGCGCATACTGACAGCTGGACGAGTGCTTGAGGTGAGCGGCAGTGGGTATGCACCGCATGGCGGATTTTCTCTGAACGGGAAAGAGATACTCATCGCCGAACATAGCGCGACCATGGATTTGTTGCGTGCAGGGCTACTTTGCAATGATGCCGCACTTCGCGAAACCGATGGCATATGGCACATTGTGGGCGATCCCACCGAAGGTGCGCTCATTACGCTGGCCCTGAAGGCGGGGATGGATCCTGTGTTCGAGCAGGCGTTGCTGCCGCGCACTGATCTTATTCCTTTTGAATCAGAACATCGTTTTATGGCAACCTTGCATCACGATCATCAAGGACATGCCTTCATCTTTGTCAAAGGGGCGGTGGAGCAAGTGTTGCTGATGTGTAAACAGCAGCGTGGCTTGAAAGAAGACTTACCGCTTGATTTGCCGCAATGGCACAGCAAGATGGCCGTGACAGGCGCGCTTGGTCAAAGAGTGCTGGCAGTGGCGATCAAGAACATAGAAGGCGAGAAACACAATCTTGATTTTGACGACATGCATGACGGGTTCACCCTGCTCGGCATGGTCGGCATCATCGACCCACCGCGCGATGAAGCCATCACCGCCGTGCGCGACTGTCGAGCAGCAGGTATTCGCGTTGTGATGATTACCGGAGACCATGTAGAAACGGCAAACGCCATCGCTGCACGGCTGGAGATAGGCAATGGTCGCGCATTGACAGGAGGTGACTTAGATCTTCTCGATGATTTGGCATTGCGTCAGGCTGTGCGTGATGTGGATGTGTTTGCGCGCGCCAGCCCGAAACATAAGTTACGCCTCGTCGAGGCGTTACAGGCAAATGGCGAGATCGTTGCCATGACTGGCGACGGGGTAAATGATGCGCCGGCTCTGAAGCGTGCAGACATCGGCGTAGCGATGGGCGTAAAAGGGACGGAAGTCGCCAAGGAAGCTGCTGAAATGGTGCTGGCCGATGACAATTTCGCCACCATCGCACATGCGGTTGAAGAAGGACGCACTGTCTATGACAATATCAAAAAAGCCATCGTATTCATCATGCCCACCAATGGTGGTGAGGCGGGCATGGTGCTGTTCGCCATCCTGTTCGGCATGACACTACCAATCACCCCTGTGCAAATATTGTGGGTGAATATGGTGACCGCCGTCACGCTGGCTTTGGCACTGTCGTTTGAAAAATCCGAACCCGGAATGATGCTGCGGCCGCCGCGCGCAGCCGATGAAGCGATCCTGACCGGCTTCATGATCTGGCGTATTTTTTTCGTATCTTTGCTGCTCGCTGGCGGATCAATCACGCTGTTTTTATGGGAAAGTGCGCGCGGCACCAACATCAATGAAAGCCGATCCGTTGCCGTCAATGCGTTGGTAGTAGGTGAAATAGCTTACCTGTTTAATTGCCGCTACTTGCTCGTGCCGGTACGTACCTGGCATGATTTCACCGGCAATTCCTACATCTTGCTCTCCATCGCAATCTTAGCAGTCATTCAAGCAATTTTTACCTACCTGCCCTTCATGCAGCAAATGTTTGCAGTGGCCGCCATCGACGCCTCTGCATGGGGACGCATCATCGGCTTTGGGGTAGTGCTGTTTATTGTGGTCGAATTAGAAAAAATACTGATTCGAAAAATCTGGAAAAAATAA
- a CDS encoding 4-hydroxy-tetrahydrodipicolinate reductase — MPKKIRVGLVGYGKAGGAVANVLSGDPRFELCWIAKRSTNAGQQFHPGTDIPIIGLEQRSFADLFEHIPVDALVDFSSPKSIHLYGEEVRKRGIMLISAISAYSDEDLEYARSLSQNARVLCSPNITLGINFLIVAAKLLRKIAPFADVKILEQHFKEKPEISGTARRIADTLEIAGENITSLRLGGIVGHHEVIFGFPYQTVRLIHDSIRREAFGTGAAFALTQLAECKNGFYTFDDLLLHLIADELQNSEHNIKD; from the coding sequence ATGCCAAAAAAAATACGCGTGGGTTTGGTCGGTTACGGTAAGGCAGGCGGCGCCGTAGCCAATGTCTTAAGCGGTGATCCGCGTTTTGAATTGTGCTGGATTGCGAAGCGTTCGACAAATGCAGGACAGCAATTTCATCCCGGAACCGATATCCCAATCATCGGGCTGGAACAACGTTCATTCGCAGATTTATTCGAGCATATTCCGGTGGATGCGCTGGTCGATTTCTCCTCGCCAAAAAGCATTCATCTCTACGGAGAAGAAGTGCGCAAGCGCGGCATCATGCTGATCAGTGCAATCTCGGCCTATTCAGATGAGGATTTGGAATACGCGCGCAGCTTGAGTCAGAACGCCCGCGTATTGTGTTCACCCAACATCACCTTAGGCATCAATTTTCTAATCGTGGCGGCGAAATTGTTGCGCAAGATCGCACCATTCGCCGATGTGAAAATACTGGAACAGCACTTCAAGGAAAAGCCGGAAATATCGGGCACCGCGCGTAGAATCGCTGATACGCTAGAAATTGCGGGGGAAAATATTACTTCTTTGCGGTTAGGCGGCATCGTCGGACACCACGAGGTTATCTTTGGCTTTCCCTATCAGACAGTGCGCCTGATTCACGACTCTATCAGGCGGGAAGCATTTGGTACTGGCGCGGCTTTTGCCTTGACTCAGCTCGCTGAATGTAAAAATGGCTTCTACACCTTCGATGATTTGCTGCTGCACCTGATCGCTGATGAACTACAAAATAGTGAACACAATATAAAAGATTAG
- a CDS encoding TIGR00341 family protein — MKISAQAFITRVRTALAFRFNLNADQHGFDDIDQSIRDGIEIRGTNLWVLMLAIFIASIGLDVNSTAVIIGAMLISPLMGPIMAIGYGAGINDYELIKKALGNLLVCILIGLFTSTLYFLISPLSTAQSELLARTTPTIWDVLIALFGGLAGIIASTRKEKTNIIPGVAIATALMPPLCTAGYGIANGSMDIFFGAFFLFLINCIFIAFATLLLVSYIDPPHKRFVSEAVGRKVKRYIYAVVFATVLPSIYLAYGMVTREVFLSRANEYIKKELVFENGFIAKQSISADERLIDITLVGQKVSDERLIELSKKLEIYRMPNAKLIVHQTVIKELDETRLSKTLLTEVLNSTQQTFDVKNSQLADLQNELAKLRAQQGKQNDYLQEQKKIFDELVAQYPQIEKLSIAKTNEYQTKPAAASTVLLLNLTSKKSLSREDRRKINAWLKVRTGVDQVKLSINMH, encoded by the coding sequence ATGAAAATATCTGCACAAGCCTTTATCACCAGAGTTCGAACCGCGCTGGCTTTTCGATTCAACCTGAATGCCGATCAGCATGGTTTCGACGATATCGACCAGAGTATCCGCGATGGCATTGAGATCAGGGGAACCAATCTGTGGGTGTTGATGCTGGCGATTTTCATCGCCTCCATCGGTTTGGATGTCAACTCCACGGCGGTGATCATTGGCGCCATGTTGATTTCCCCGCTCATGGGGCCGATTATGGCCATAGGCTATGGGGCGGGCATCAACGATTACGAGCTGATTAAAAAGGCACTGGGCAATCTACTCGTCTGCATCCTGATTGGACTGTTTACCTCCACGTTGTATTTTCTGATCAGCCCGTTATCCACTGCTCAATCCGAACTGCTGGCGCGAACAACGCCTACCATTTGGGATGTACTGATTGCCTTGTTCGGCGGTCTGGCGGGCATCATTGCTTCCACCCGCAAAGAAAAAACCAACATCATACCGGGCGTTGCCATCGCAACGGCTTTGATGCCTCCGCTGTGTACCGCCGGTTACGGCATAGCGAACGGTTCAATGGACATTTTCTTTGGTGCGTTTTTCCTGTTTTTAATCAACTGTATTTTTATCGCGTTTGCGACCTTGTTGCTAGTCAGCTACATCGACCCGCCCCATAAACGCTTTGTCAGCGAGGCGGTCGGGCGTAAGGTCAAACGCTACATTTACGCCGTGGTGTTTGCAACCGTCTTGCCCAGCATCTATCTGGCCTACGGAATGGTGACACGAGAAGTCTTTCTGTCCAGAGCCAACGAATACATTAAAAAAGAGCTGGTATTCGAAAATGGCTTTATAGCAAAACAGAGCATTTCTGCTGATGAACGGCTGATCGACATTACACTGGTGGGACAGAAGGTCAGCGATGAGCGCTTGATTGAGCTTTCCAAGAAACTTGAAATATACCGGATGCCGAATGCCAAGCTGATTGTGCATCAGACCGTTATCAAGGAACTGGACGAGACGAGACTGTCGAAGACATTGCTCACTGAAGTATTGAACAGTACTCAGCAAACATTCGATGTAAAAAACAGTCAACTGGCTGATTTGCAAAATGAACTTGCAAAGTTGCGTGCACAGCAAGGAAAACAGAACGATTATCTGCAAGAACAGAAAAAAATCTTCGACGAGCTGGTTGCGCAATATCCGCAAATTGAGAAACTGTCGATTGCAAAGACGAACGAATATCAGACAAAACCTGCCGCGGCTTCAACCGTTTTATTACTTAACCTGACATCAAAAAAATCTCTTTCGAGAGAAGACAGACGCAAAATAAACGCATGGCTAAAGGTACGAACCGGGGTTGATCAGGTAAAGCTTTCGATAAATATGCATTAA
- the nhaD gene encoding sodium:proton antiporter NhaD: MLTSLIIIFIIAYAAIALEHPLKINKSASALIGAGLLWTIYALSVSDAQLVSDQLAESLMGTAQIVFFLMGAMAIVEVVDAHNGFDIITTHIKTAKLSRLMWLVGFVTFFLSAILDNLTTTIVMISLMRKLLGRHDDRLFFAGIIVIAANSGGAWSPLGDVTTTMLWIGGQITSLAIIKGVLLPALVSMLVPLAITAYTLRGRDVVAPQRVAGAPDMHITLFARNLIFFTGLAILLAVPAFKTLTHLPPFMGILFGLGILWLVSDLLHRHQEDHNKQQLTLGHALSKIDMGSLVFFIGILLSVATLEHTHILTALAQWLDQTVGRQDVIVMIIGIASAIVDNVPLVAASMGMYSLTQYPADHFLWEFLAYCAGTGGSILIIGSAAGVAAMGLEKIHFFWYIKKISGLALVGYFSGALVYLVQYSLLH, translated from the coding sequence ATGCTTACCTCATTGATCATCATATTTATCATTGCCTACGCAGCTATCGCGCTGGAACATCCGCTCAAAATCAACAAATCTGCCTCTGCCCTGATTGGGGCTGGGCTGCTATGGACGATCTACGCACTGTCTGTCAGCGATGCACAATTAGTAAGCGATCAATTAGCTGAATCGCTGATGGGAACGGCTCAGATCGTATTTTTTCTGATGGGGGCAATGGCGATTGTCGAGGTAGTGGATGCCCACAACGGCTTCGATATCATCACGACACACATTAAAACCGCCAAACTCTCCAGATTGATGTGGCTGGTAGGGTTCGTTACCTTTTTTCTCAGCGCCATTCTGGATAACCTGACGACGACCATTGTGATGATCTCACTGATGCGAAAATTACTGGGACGACACGATGACCGGCTATTTTTTGCAGGTATTATCGTCATCGCCGCAAATTCAGGTGGTGCCTGGTCGCCGCTGGGCGATGTGACCACCACGATGCTGTGGATAGGCGGGCAAATTACCAGTCTGGCGATCATCAAGGGCGTGCTGCTGCCTGCATTAGTCAGTATGCTGGTACCACTCGCCATCACGGCCTATACTTTACGCGGTCGAGATGTGGTTGCGCCTCAGCGTGTTGCTGGCGCCCCCGATATGCACATAACCTTATTTGCGCGCAATCTGATATTTTTCACTGGTTTGGCCATTTTGCTGGCGGTGCCAGCTTTCAAGACACTCACGCACCTTCCTCCTTTTATGGGTATTTTGTTCGGATTGGGCATTCTGTGGCTGGTGAGCGATTTGCTGCATCGTCATCAGGAAGATCACAATAAGCAACAACTAACGCTAGGACATGCCCTGAGCAAGATCGATATGGGTTCACTGGTGTTTTTCATCGGCATTCTGCTGTCGGTCGCCACGCTGGAACATACGCACATTCTGACCGCGCTGGCCCAGTGGCTGGATCAGACCGTCGGACGTCAAGATGTCATTGTGATGATCATCGGCATTGCCAGTGCGATTGTTGATAATGTGCCGCTGGTCGCCGCGTCCATGGGGATGTACAGCCTGACGCAGTATCCGGCAGATCACTTTTTGTGGGAGTTTCTTGCCTATTGCGCAGGCACCGGCGGTTCCATACTGATTATCGGCTCAGCAGCAGGTGTGGCTGCGATGGGATTGGAAAAAATTCACTTCTTCTGGTACATCAAGAAAATCAGCGGATTGGCGCTGGTGGGGTATTTTTCAGGTGCGCTAGTTTATCTCGTTCAATACAGTCTGCTTCACTAA
- the rlmM gene encoding 23S rRNA (cytidine(2498)-2'-O)-methyltransferase RlmM, whose protein sequence is MQTTPKPKRASTDTAKPRRTDAKQTPDRANAKPRREGGTKAIDAKSAPSARRAPTTPRQTDKTRGTAAPRQTDNKAPGRGNSAPRNGGKPASKITPAPVAAPRRVGTKMSRLLDLNVAPPVTKKPHVATSNNGALTHWLLYCRPGFEQDCTQEAVGQARRQRPVLSEQPGILPNSGYALVAINGQSLAYSDLIFARQLICLHHIIEELPERDRLTPILSAIAALPGTFGTLWLEVPDTNDGKTLTAFTRRFQPLLEAALREQGRLVDTDPAESRKLPRLHIFFPDKSAALIGTSDPYNSADALMGISRQSMPAEAPSRSTLKLAEAIDVFMDKGEQSRLLRSGMTAVDLGAAPGGWTWQMVKRGMRVTAVDNGPMKGVLAKNPAVEHLMQDGFKFTPRKAVDWLICDMVEKPAKVAELIGNWFVSGWCKHAIFNLKLPMKQRVTATDAALGGIRKLLDMEGISYKLIAKQLYHDREEITVFMSKTKNR, encoded by the coding sequence ATGCAAACGACACCAAAACCAAAACGAGCCTCAACCGATACGGCAAAGCCGCGTCGCACTGATGCGAAACAAACACCTGACAGAGCGAACGCCAAACCGCGTCGCGAGGGCGGCACAAAGGCTATTGACGCAAAATCTGCGCCATCAGCACGCCGCGCGCCGACAACACCGCGTCAGACGGACAAAACACGAGGCACGGCAGCGCCGCGCCAGACCGATAACAAAGCACCCGGGCGCGGCAATTCCGCACCGCGTAACGGCGGAAAACCCGCATCAAAAATTACGCCGGCACCTGTAGCCGCCCCGCGCCGCGTCGGCACCAAGATGTCCAGACTGCTGGATTTGAATGTAGCGCCGCCTGTCACCAAAAAACCGCATGTTGCCACTTCAAATAATGGCGCATTGACACACTGGCTGCTGTATTGCCGCCCGGGCTTTGAGCAAGACTGCACGCAAGAAGCCGTGGGGCAAGCACGCCGACAACGCCCGGTATTGAGTGAGCAACCCGGGATTCTGCCGAACAGCGGTTATGCGCTGGTTGCCATCAACGGACAATCGCTCGCTTACAGCGACCTGATTTTTGCGCGTCAACTGATCTGTTTACACCACATCATCGAAGAGTTGCCCGAACGCGATCGCCTCACCCCCATCCTCAGTGCGATTGCCGCGCTGCCCGGCACCTTTGGCACCCTGTGGCTGGAAGTGCCCGACACCAACGATGGCAAGACGCTCACCGCCTTCACCCGCCGTTTTCAGCCCCTGCTGGAAGCAGCACTGCGCGAACAGGGACGCTTGGTTGACACGGATCCTGCGGAGAGTCGCAAATTACCGCGCCTGCATATTTTCTTCCCCGACAAATCCGCCGCCCTGATCGGCACGAGCGATCCGTATAACAGCGCGGATGCACTGATGGGCATCAGTCGCCAATCAATGCCGGCTGAAGCGCCCAGCCGTTCCACGTTAAAACTTGCCGAAGCCATCGATGTATTTATGGATAAGGGCGAGCAGTCCCGACTGCTGCGTTCTGGCATGACGGCGGTAGATTTGGGTGCTGCCCCCGGCGGCTGGACGTGGCAGATGGTCAAACGCGGCATGCGCGTGACCGCCGTCGACAACGGACCGATGAAAGGCGTGCTGGCCAAAAATCCGGCGGTCGAACACCTGATGCAGGACGGCTTCAAGTTCACACCACGCAAAGCGGTCGACTGGCTGATTTGCGACATGGTGGAAAAGCCCGCCAAAGTCGCCGAGCTTATCGGCAACTGGTTTGTCTCAGGCTGGTGCAAACACGCGATCTTCAACCTTAAACTTCCGATGAAGCAGCGCGTCACCGCAACCGATGCTGCGCTGGGCGGTATCCGAAAGCTGCTGGATATGGAAGGCATCAGCTACAAGCTAATCGCAAAGCAGCTCTATCACGACAGAGAAGAAATCACGGTCTTCATGAGCAAGACCAAAAACCGCTAA